The DNA segment TAGAGATTTCATCACacttgaaggagaagacagCTTTGCACAAGATATGGCAAAGACAGTTAGACAAATATACTCTACAGGCAGGTTTAAAGAAGTCACTAATACACCAAATCTATCTACCTTCcctcacatcaccaacacacaCTGACATGATATGATGGAAGCCTTCTTCCAACCCTACATGTGCTTCTCCCTGACATTGACCCTATCCCAATCAGGACTTCTTCAAATCGTCGACAACAATCCCGCCATTCTCTCCCACCACATAGTGACTCTGATTACCGGCCACAGCCGGCGGCATCTCGGCCGCCACTCGGAATCCCCGATAACACGACTAACACTGGGCATAGCCAACGAAGACCCGCACTGCCGGCAATCAAAAATTCTCACAGCCAGCTGGCGGTCCGCCTCTGGCACCCGCAAAGGTGTACAACAATCACCCTGCTTGACATATaccgcccacaccaccgTTATTGCCTGAACGAAAGGACCACAATTGTTAGTATCTTTTGATGCCTGGAGGTCAGgcaagggaaagaaagagagtCACTAACACTTGGTATAattctccctcaccaacaagcaAGCCATGATCACACTCTGCGACACCCCAGCGGGAACTCAAAGCTCTGCCTCTTGACAGTAGTaacacacccacccacccactcGACCCGAAAGTAGTAGTTCACCCTTTGCTATCCGCCTCGCGGAATGTGATGGGGGCATCCCCGGACCCAATGGTGTGTAGTCGTCACCCATTCCTCTGCGTAGACTGCTAAAATCAACCGAGAACCGATCCTGATCCCCGGATTGAAGGTCTGCGTGCCCCGGAAAGTCGCTCTCCTTGAAGCAGTTGTTCGGTCCTCTCGTCAACGGCTTGGTATTGGGTTGGAGGTAGGGATAGGAACCGTTGGTTTGGTCGAGGTCCTCCCCTTAACCCACGTGTACACATTCCATCCAGGCCcgccgggggtgggggcCGCGCCTGTGTAATCAGACCACGGCGGCGTGTAGGCTGCCCCTCGGGGGCAATTGGAAGATGTGtatgttgtcgttgttgtggGCTTCATACagctggaggcggtggagggctCGGTGGATGTGCAGGTTGTCTTcatggtgagcttggtggAGGCCGAATAGAGTCTGCAGTGCACTGTTTTGTGGACGACGGCCTGCCTGTTCACTGCATTGAGTTCACTTGCATGTTTGTGGCGGTGAAGTTCGGTCGAATGGAGTCCCGCCGGTGATGGAGTTTTCATCACGGTCAACCAAGCCAGCAAAGCATGGTCATTCACCGTTTACGATGGAATCATCGGCATGGATGTGGCGTGAGACGGAGAACCTGGAGGCCTGGCTCCTTGACTCCTTGATCCGTGCCTTCACTAACGTGAGAGGGGTGCTTCTACCGGAAGTGGTCCGTACCCTCGTAGACTTTTCGTTCTACTTCAGGGCAGCGATATCTCCATCTTTTGCAGGCTGACATCTCACCTACCCTGAGTCGTAACATCTGCGAACCTTTGGGCGTCACGATGGCCACTCTGCCTATCCCTTTCCGGCGctgaaagaagaaggctgcagCGTTGCTGTTCCAGCTCAGTCCAATCGTCTGGGCTCTCGTCCATCCGCGTCTCGGAGACATCAATCAGCCAGCAATGTAAGCACTCTGCCACCAGTCCCATGCCCAGTCTTTTGCAGAGGACATGGTGTGGTAAGCACAGTTGCCAATTCCAAACGACAGACACCAAGCCAACGGAGATGtcaccaaccacagcagGGTACTTACTTTGGCCCGTCAGAATGCGAACGTTTATGGAACAAGGGACCCCGATGGGCCTCGATTGCTTGTATCTCTGCACGTGGGAACTTGCGGTGCAGCCTCATGCGTGCTCAACCGCCGCGAACTACGCTATCCAACCGTCGACGTCCATCTTTCAGGAAATGCTACTTCCAGTCTTCGCAAGCGACTTTTCCATCAGGACCGTTTCATGTGGTCACCGCAAGACATAGACAGAAACCCGACTTCAAACCTGGGCTACGGCCGAATCGGATTGGACCAACAGTTTGCTGACTACCGCGATTATCACCTGCTTATCCTCGAGTAGGGCCCAGAGCAAACGGTTGCCAAACAGAGAGTAATTCCGGATGTTGATGGCAAGGCCTTCCAAATAGGAACCAATATAGTACATAGCCGTACTGTCGTAGCCATTGTGAGTGACAGAGCCGTGTGAATGGCCCATTTTTGGGAAACGGCTGATAAGGGGCTTGTCATAATGGCCCGTAGGTCTTGGGCGCCTTGGGCTGATGGCGGCCTGGATATCGGGTGTCTGGCAAGCGAGTTCGGCCTGGGTGAAATGTATCCCCGTACGATCTTCTTTGTTGGGTTCTTGATCTTTGAAGCATGTCTGCTGCTGGCTATGGTCTTCCATGTTTTTACTAGAAGCAGACGCACTGCTGGAACCTGTTGTAAAGTTAACGCGGGCATTCAACCCAGCAAGAGGGGAGCCGAGTCAGGCTCCATAAGACATGATCATTGGGCTTCAAGCGCCACCTCGAACGCAGAGACTGCTGCTTTCGTCACATGACAGCGAGCCTTACGCCCTGAAGCTATCAGATAGTTCATGCTCAACCAGTGAACGTGGGTGTCTCCACTGGCTTTGCAGCCCTAAAGATTGCATTATCAACCACCACGCGGATAGTGGGCTTGGCATGTCATATGCGTTTCATTATCCATCTTATTTCTCATCAAGTGCTTACCTTCCAGCGGCCTATTCCCAATATGTTGTCTATCGCACAACGTTGACATGAAAGCCCTGAGTTGCCACAAAAATACCATCGCACCATAGTCATCGCCACCCGCAGAGCTAGATACCGAAATAAGATGCCTAGAGCTTGGCGccaccttcatcatcatcatcatcctcctcctccttacGACCGCGAGTGACACTCAACTGACCCATCAATCTGCTGACCTCCTCCATAGAATCTCCCTCCATGCACTCCCCCTGGTCACCATCagtctcatcctccacctcctccacctcctccaacaccaacctcccccgcctACCACGACCTTGAACACTCCCACTTCCACTACCCACACTCCCATGCAGGCCAGCCTGCGCTtgcatcaacctcccctccgtcAAACCACCCCTCACGCTCCCCGCAGCTGTGACCGCAGACCCAAACGGATCCGAAGGCGTAGCCCGACTATCATGTctactccccctccatcccctcctctccaccaacacccccttcacctcctttTTCAGCgtcttgatcatctcctcaatcacattcttcctctccctcaccaacattTCCACTGCCCCATTCACCATCGAACCCTGGATGATATCCGCCACCCTCCACTTATGATACAAATTGCCGTGTCCCTTTCTCCTATCCACCTTAACGGGAGAAGCATCAAAGTAAATGTCACACAGCATGCAAGTGGGCTTGGAACAGCCGATGTACCTCCCGAATTTATCCTCCATGAAGAAATCCCAATGTGCATCCTCCCTGCCAGGGGAAGGGCAAAGGGTCTCCCTGCGGAGGTTGGACAAGAGTGTTACTTCTGCAtggacggtggtgatgcaCTTGGGGTCTTTGATGGAATTTTCGAGGCCGGCGTCGAAATCCCTGGCTTGGAGCTGGGGGGAAAAGAAGTCGTAAGCGGCGTGAACTTCAACGTCGGTGGTGaggcggttgaggaggtcTTTGCCTGTGCACATTCTTTCCTTGATCTggagggggctggggagCTTAGCTGGGGAGGGGTATGGGATGACTTCGGGGGACTCGAAGAGGTCGGGCCATTTTCCGCGGGCGACAATGAAGACgcggatggcgagggtgtaGGAGTGGAGGCGGCCGATGGCGTGGCGAGTATCGATCCAAGGGGAAGCGGGGCTGTCGTTCTCTGGGGACGATTTTGAGACGTTCTCCGAGGAGGGGGCTTTGAGGCGGAGCAaggaggcaaaggaggaggtgtaGGATTTTTTGAGGGCCATGAGGAGGCGGTAGGTTTCTTGGGTGACTGTTGAGGTGAGATGTTAGTTGCGGACAGACTTGGGACGAAGATAACATTGGGACCTGGCATGGCACATACAGGACAGGAGATCATGGGGCCAAGAGGCCACCGCTGCCTCGGCAATCGGAAGTAGCTCCCGCAGGCGTCCTGCCATTGTGGCGGGTTTGTGTCAGCTTTAGCTCCCATCGATAGATTTCCAGGTGCCAGTAACTTACCCTCAGCGCCAGCGTCCTTGGCGCAGCTCTCAAGGCAAAGTCCAATATTGTCAACCAATGTTCTGAGGTACTTGTACAGGCGCCACCGACAGAACGCGATGACCTTCTTCAACAGACTGTCCGAGACGGCCTTGACCTTGGCTTCGTCTTCCAGATCTTGCCCTTTCATGCTTCCAAGTACTTTCAAGATCTCGTCAGACAAAAAATTCTTGACCCTGGCCATCTGTTTCTTGGTGCGACTATTAGAGGCAATCCAGTATTCCACCTGACCAGGCTGGACAATCATGGCGCTCGTGACGGTGTCTCCCCCATGCTTAGTATCGCAAATTTGCGCAATCTTGTTGACAAAGCACCTATACAGGGCGCGATCGTCGTCGGGCGTGGTAACAATAGAGTCATCGTCCGGCGTATGGGGGTTCGACACATGGGGAAGTGCATTCTTCAGGGCACAGAAGAGGTGAATGGCCCCATAAAGCCGCTTTGCCTGGCTGGGAGCTAGCGGGACGGGTGTGGaggtttgaggggggagtgTTGCGCTGGTCATGTTGAGAGAATGTTTGGACGGAACGAAGGGGGTCAGAAGATCATTCAGTGAAGGATTTGAGATGTTTCGATGGGTAACTAGATTAAGAACAGTGATCTGGTTAGTAGAGTACACGAAACGAGAATGACGGGAGAAGCAACTTGAAATTTATAATCATCCCACCATCTCAGCTAGGGACCTGGTGATGTCGTCTGTCGTCTTCGCATTGTCCGTAtgcccctctcccctctaTGCCTCTTTGGCCGGAGGATACAGGAAATCTGCCTCGAACAGACTTGGGTCGCAACCTGGGCCAACTCACTGGTCAGTGATTGGAGGATTGGCTGGTTGGATGACCACATCGCTcgacccaccaccaaccaaagGTTTCAAGGCGTCCATCGGCAACAAACAGAACGAAGAGTCGAGAAATGACGGTCAGTTTTGTTCTTTGAGATTCTGGCAGGAAAGCAGAAGTTTGTGGGCGAGCTGTGGCAGAATGATTGACTTGTGGGGGGTCGGTCCAATAATAACAGTTCGACTGGGTCCAGTTGGCGTTCCGCCGTGTCACCGTGGCAGCGCTGTCTTGCATGCCGAGACTGtgggcctcggcctcggtgcATATTATGGCAGTGCGCTAACCATGCCGGCGCGCAGGTTGCCTTGGAGGCATACGGACCCCGTTGCGGGCCTCAAACCCGCTCCTCCCAGAACAGTGATGGCTCCGGATTGCGAACCACGGTGGGCCAGCACAGTGTTCCTCGGCCAGCTGATTTGGGCTTAGTATTTGAGTAACCGTATTTGCCCCTGAAACACGATGTCAGTTGTCTTGGAGGGTCCAGTGGAACACGCGCTGGGTTTGCATCTACCTTATGTAATGCTCAAGTTGTCAGGGAGAAGTTCGACATTGCGAAACTAGGGAGCACCGAGCGGTAAGGGAACGGATGTCGAATGACCTTTGGTTGCAACACTGTTACTGACCGGTGGTGTGGGAACGATAGTCACCATCGGCTGCTACTGTCACCAACTCAACCAACACATTTGTCCTCATCCCCACATCACAACACTTTCACTTGACGCTAAACATTCTGCAGGCTTGCAAATTGGCATGCTTGAGTTTCTGTAAGTCGCACACCCATTGTTACCAGGGATAACGGCCTCAGATGGGACGGAAGCCAGGCGAGGTTGGGATTTCGGAACAGCAGTGGTAACGGTCCAGGTCGAATAGTACCTTTTCACAGGTCCCTCAGCTTGTATTTGGTGCCTTTTCCCGCGGCAACATCGCAGACCAGGGTGCTGAAAGCGAATCGGACCAGGCCTGCCCTGACACTATTAGCACTTTGCATCCAGATTGCCACTGGTTCCCATGCCTTCTAGCAGGGTGTCCAAAGGAAAACAGCGAGCATCGGAATGGGCGCCTTACGACCACCCCTCTTCTCTAATGGGTCATGAAATGTACGAGGAGCTTGTTCCGGGGCAGGGGGCCATCGATCCCAGGCTCCTACAAAATGACTTCGCTCCGGCACCTCCTGAACCTTTGGACTATCCAGCTGGGCCGACTGAGTACATGGCTCCGGCTGAGGCCCAGCACGATACACCAGCTCTATTTCCATCTACATACGTTATAGGGAGCCATCAGATTGACTACACCAACGACTACCGCGACGCTCAGAATCAGTTTCCCACGTCCCAGGTCGACAGCTTTGTGCCATCTTATCCTTCGAGTTCCGGCCACGAGTCTTAGTACTCCACGGCCCAACAGAACTCGAGTGTGCCTGCAAATTTGGATCTTGCAGtacaacaagaagcacaaaCTGACCAAGACTCGCGACTTTTCTTCGACTTTTCAGTTTCGAATCCACTTTTCACCACTTCTGGGACAGCTTCAACGATTCCTTCCACCACTCCTTACACCTACCAAACGttcgacaccaacaacagccaactCCCCTGCACAATCATTCCTACAGCAATGACTTCTCATGATATTACACACACCAGTTACGAAGAACAGGGCTACTTAGTGGACCCCAGTCTCTACCAACATGAAGACACCTCTTACTACACAGCTGGCGAAGCTTCTACTTCCTATGCACAGCCCTACTCACAAGAACCCGACACCACCGAAGCCTCGCCGACCAGCTCTGACCCCAATAAATGTTCTGTTTGTGGAAAGTTCTACAGGCGGAAATGTGATCTTGAGTTCGTCCACCCTGCATCACGCATCCTCTGAGTCTTCTTTAGCTGACACCCCACCCACAAACAGCAAGCATATGAACAATCACACCAAACGCCGCCAGTGCCCTTTCGACGATtgtgaaggtggtggagccGAGACTAAAGACCTCCATCGACACCTGTGGACTCACCATCCCGAATATGCCTCTGCAAATAACATCCCCAAGGACGAGGAGTGGTGCGGCTTCCAAGGGTGCGGGTATCATGGACGTCGGGACAATGTGAAGAGACATAGGGACAACCATAACCACTGGCCTTCGGCGTAAGAGAAGACAGTTGTGCTTGGGATCATTGGATATTATATTGGGTTCTCAATGGTTTTGCACCAAGTCATGACTTTCTGGGCATCATTCTGTTTCTTTGAAGGTTTTTATGTTGGATTTcctcttgtttctttttgatgAATGCTTGTTACAACTCATGAGGAGACGGTGATACCTCTACCCCTGTTTTTGCTTTGGCTTTTATGTCTCCACTCTTTCTTTGGGACCATTCTTGGAGCCCATTCTTGCCCACTTCTCATGTTTTTGAGCTATTCTTGGTTGTTCTTTGAGCTTGGACGAAGACCAGGGCCTTTCTTTAGACAGATATTTCCTACAatgcaacaacccccctttgCACTTTGGATTTGGCTTTTGCAAAGGAAGAGAAAACTCAGTATCCGCAAAACTGGCCGGGGTCTACATTCAGGCAACTAACGATATAGGGCTGACACCAAGCAAGAACTGTGCTGCCTTGTGGCCAAGAAACATCACCGCCAGTCGTTGAGGGCTAACGGACCCGCACACTGCAGTCGACTGCACCTTTTGCACAGGTGCGCGATTGGGTACTCTGGAATGGTCGCTGGGCAGGTCTTTCATGAGACGAAGTGGAATGTTATCAttaggggaagggggggtaaCTGCTGAGTGGTGGAGTGTGAGGAAACATACATCATCGTCAGGCTCTACAGTGAGAAGGTCTCAAGACGGTGCATGGAACTAACAAACACACTTTGAGTGTATCTCTAGACAAACTGACAAGACAACTTGAAAATCCTTCCCTCTGACGTAAATCTGGGTCATAACATCATCACGAAATGCCAACTTAAAcaagaaaccaaaacaagCAACAACCCATGCGTGTATATTCCCAATCTTTGGAACAAAACACCCTATCAACGACGGCCGTGAACAAGCATATGTCGCTTCATGTTGTCCACCCTCTGAGTCCGTCCACAGATCTCGCACCTCTTCTTGTGCCTTTGGACCCTCTTATCAGCACGAACATCAGCACGGTCACCATGGCTCTTAAGTTTGTGGCGATCCAGATCCTTCTGCTCTGCAAATCCTTTGCCACAGATGTTGCACTCTGTTGGCCTGCGGTGATTTTTTTGATGCTTTCTCAGCTTACCGGGCAGATTGAACAGTTTTGATCCTTTGCACCCATGATAGAGACAGTGGAATTTCCCGTCAATGATTGTGTACGGAACTTCAGATTTGGCCGGGTTGGTTTGGCTGGGTGGCTCGGTCATcgaggcggggaggggatAGATGATAATATCATGTGCGTTTGCAGCAGGGAAAAGGTCGTTTGGCGTAGGCAGCACATTGATCTGGTGTGTTGAATTTGCCGACAGGGTGTCGTTGACGGGGTCATTGAAGGAAAACAAGAGGTCGTCGGGTAATGTTGAATCGGAACCATATTCTGACTCGTCTGGTGTCAAGATGGTTGAATTGCTGGATATCTCGGATGATTGAAACGAAGAGCAAGGAAGTCCGAACTCATTGTCGGGTGGCGTGTGAAATGAGACCACGGCGATTTCTGGAGTGGAAACGCTAGCTGAATATCCGTGTGGCGAGCTCTACAAGCTCAGTACTGGGACTTCAGTGCGCATCTCCGCTACAGAATGCGGAACGTGGGCCAAAGGGTCAAAAGAGCCCCCATCATAAGTGATTTCGTTGTTGGTAGTTGCAACTTCTAGGCCTCGTTGCATCATCAGAAGCGATGGGTTCACCGTTACACCTTCGTCAACGTTTTGGGAGAAGGTGTATGGttccatcgccatcgcctgTGAGCCAAGTCCAACCCCTTGTCCTTGAAGGGGAAGGTCAACAATCCAAGGATGCTCCTCATTTTGTTCTGTGAAAGCATCTGATTCGGAAACCCAGTTTGGGGACTGGTAACTGCATACGCGCAACCCCTGTGATTAGCAACTTGACGCTCCTTGGTGAGACAGAGGTGGTACTCACTGGTGGTCAGACATCACCGGCGATACAGGAAACGCCTGGATAGGTACCAAAACAGCAGCCCGTGATCGTATCAGACTCGGATGAATGTATAGGTACCCTGTCAATGAAGGTGGAACGAGCTAGGTGTGTGGTGTGCAGCTCGGGAGCTGCAaagagatggtggagatggaggagcacacgatcccagcagcagcgcagAAGAATGCCAGCTCAAATACCGACCAAGCTCTTTCCGTTTGCTAATCCTCCGCTGCACAGATTGGAAACAGCAGGAACCTTCCCCGTCGTCTGCCGCCAGATTTGTTTGGCAGTTTCGGTTGTGAGGCTCCAAGGCACCCAATGAATCCAAACAACGTCACACAGATCCCACAAGTGAGGATGTCACACGCGGGCCGCGAGAGGGAGGGTTACATCGAGGTAGGCCTACTGCAGAAATATGGCCTACTGCATTAGTGCCGCCTACCGCAGCTCTTTACGTTGCATTCAAACCAATCGATCATCTCTGGCATGCCGCGTCGGTCCATATTGGAACCCTCCAGGTTGTACGATCTCAGTGGGGCTTAAAAATACACAGCCTATTTTTTTGCTACCTACGTGGTCATCCTGGACCACTGAACAAAGCAGTGATCGAATTGCAAAGTGTGGATTTGTTCAGATGTTTGGCATGTCGGTCTTCATAAAATATACATCAAGTAAGTGCTAGATCTCTACCCTCGGCAATTTTCAGAGTTGAATCTCTCCCGTCGACTTCACAGTTACGAATGTACTGAGTAGCTACTTGGCTGCTATTCTTTTAGTAGATTCAAACATCATGAGTTCAGAGGAAAAAACAGCCATCACATTGCCACCCAGCGTGCGCAAACGATTTTACGAGGCCCTCATGATCATTTGCAGCATGATTCACATTCTTTCAAGAACAGAAAACGGCACCAAGTCCCCGAGTCCTGACCTCGAGGGGGTTGCTGACAAGAACTCGCAAGGAACCTTTTTCTGTTTCGTGAACAAGCTTAGCCAGGTGTGCGACACTGAGAGAGGGGGCGATACCGTCACCGCCTTTTCTGTCTTGCAACCGGACATCATCGAGTATCGCTTCACCTCAAACAGCAGAACGGAAATCAGTTTCCAGACAACAACCCGGTTTGTGACAAAGCTTCTGAATACCCTTGGGGGAATTTCAGGCCCCGAGCTCCAGGAGGCGCGACGCAATGGAGAGGACTCCCTTCTGTTCTTGACTCTGATGCAGCAAATTCTCGAGTTCAACCGTCCCCGCATTACAGAGCTTCACATCGACTACCAAATGGCCAGACACCTCGAATTCTGCGCCAATGCCTGCACGGATGCAGACGTAGCGACTCTTCTAAGAGCAATCAAGACTTTGGCTGATGCTTCTCTCGAGCCACTCTTATCTGATTGCGAATGTGGGTATCATCAGGTCTTAGAGGAAGCTACAGGCTTCATAACGTCATAAGATCCTTACTGACCCCGTTCCAGTTGCCATTAAAtgccagcttcttctccgtaCCATCAGCAAGATCTTCCGGAATCCCCACGTCAAGGAATACCTCCGGGAACGTACCCGCGAAGATCGAGAAGGGGACAACAAGACACCCTGGACTGAAGTCTACCACTCTCTTGGCCGCTTGCAGTCTTACACAATCGCCGTCGCAATTTTCATCACCGCACGCCAGCGCTGGCCCGAACTCTTCGACCCTGGATTCAAAGTGATCCACGTCCCCTCCAGCacacctgctcctcctccctcaatcAGAGGCTCTCCGGAACGTATCCTCTCACGGCTGACCACAGACAAGGCCGTTCTCAAAGCTTTCAAAGAGGGCACCACCGACGCAGCCGGCCACCAGTCCCACCTCACTGATCTGACCACAAAGCTCGAAAGCACCATCCGATCCAAGTGCAAGACATTCCACCCCATCGTTCACGCCGAAGTTCACCTTGCCGATCATATCCTCCGCGAGTTACGCACAAACAACTCAGGACTTCGTTTTTACAACGAAGCCGCCTTCGGTCGGTACATTGGCACCTCTAAGCCAACTTGTCGCCTCTGCCACTTGTACTTTGCCTGCCCATTGCTCTCTTCAACAGGTCGCATTCAGGTCCGTTCTAGTTCCCACAACTACTACCATAACTGGCGGGTTCCACACGTATATCCGGAGGACGGCGCCGAGGCACAAAGGATGAGGAATAAGGTGATGGAGTGGATGATTGAGAACGTGAAGCCGGAGGCGGTaaggacggtggtggagaggtttgCGGTGAGGAATGGGCATGATAGTAACACGTACCCTTCCGTGCCGGATACAGAGTCGGTTGCTTCTATGCAGGTTGGTCATGGGGGGAGCCAGTCTGGTGTTGGTGAATCTGTGAGAAGGCTGGGCGCGATGGATGATATAATTGCTAGTtttggggggatgagggtgagTGTTGAGGAATAGAGTGTGCAGCCCCTTCACCGTCATTTTCCCACTGGTTTTCAGAGCGTATCAGGTGTTTTTCAGTCCGCACTGCGGCATGTCTATTCCAATCTAAGCAGCATCAAGCCAGCTACATCAATTCTAAACAGTAACCCAACGCCATGCTATACTTAACACCGTCCAATGCAAACGCCCAACTCCTCAGAAAGACACGGTCAATACCGCTTAAGCCTGGGTGCTAGCGcaatctccacctcccaagcCACCGCTGCACAGACGGGTGCAGCCAATACCAAGATCAGCAATCTTGATGCACTCATCATTCTTGACGCGCTGGATGAGGTCGCCCTTGCAGTTGGGGCCCTCGCTGTCCTGGTAGGCGAACCAGGTATCGGAGAAGGAGTCGGTCCTGATGGACTTGATGtcggaggggatgggggcaTCACCGGTCGAGAAACCGTTGAAGACCTTCTTGTCGACTTCGGTGCCGCTGTGCAAATTTAGTTAGTGGAAGTCCATCGGGGGAAGAGCAGGGAGAATGTACCAGTTCTCGTCACTGAACATCTTTGTGGCGGCCCCAAAGGCAGTGCTGGCGCAGccggcgatgaggatgatggtggtggtggcacgCATTTTGGATGATTGATTGGGAAGGGTTTGTAGAtgtggtttgttgttgagttgTGAATTGGTTGTGTTGTGATTGTATTGCTGTTGTCTTGCTGTTGTTCAGAACTTCTTGCATCGTGGAAAGGAACAGGTCTTTTTATGTCTTCGTGACGATAGCGCTATGCTATTTTCTGAAGCCTGTTATCTCCATTCGAAACAGTACGGCCGACTATACGCCGTGGCTACATGGCTGTAGCCATTTCCCTCCCAGGTCTCTTGCTTTGTTTCCTCTAGGCGAAGTGTAGCTCGGATTTCTCGGGTCATGACCTGTGCGCCGTGTGGCTGGATCCAATTGCGAACTTAACACTCACCATGGAGCACCTCAGCACTACCTTAAGCTCGTTATCATTTGTTTCATCGGTTGTACAGGCCTAGGCTTCCTTGCTTGGCTACATGAATCTGGCTGGTGCCAGTTATGGACCCAAAACCTGTAACGGATATGTCAGGATACCTCTCGTGGCCGTTGTCATGTTTCACAGCCTATATTTGGATTTTTCCACTGCCAGGCGATGTCGGACTTGGTATCTCGCACTCAGAATCGTCTGGAGTTGTGAAGGAGCCTGATGTGCCGCGGCCCGCAACGAACCAGATGAGGCGGCCAGATGTCGCGGCCACCCACGCGATTCTCGTCGATCATATATCACTCGATATCTGATATTATGAACATCGTCGTGACGTTGGAGCTCGTTTGATGTCAACTCAATTCTCAATACATCCTGGGTGGGTGGTCCGTGCTTATCACCCCTCTGaagcccctgagcccctgagCTCTTAGGCTTGGCAAATTAGAGACGAGCATAGTTGGGCAGTGAGAAAAGCCAACAGAGATGGTTGAACTCAATTCCGGAACAATTTTGGTACCATCTACCATAGTCAACATCGCGATTTCAATGACATCCTCCCAAAAACGACAGTTCGACAGTCGGCCAGAGACTTGCTCGAATCTGGCTTAGCCGGGGAGCAGTTATCACTGCGGGCACCAATGAAACATGGTGCGATACACACCAATCACAGCATTGCGCTCCGATAAGCAGAACCCAGGTGCATTCAAGTGCCAACAACGCGAATTTGGAGGTTGGTTGAGaacagccacagccacaTCTTGCGAATTTCATTCCACATCAATGCCCTAGTCAAGGTACCTACTCAGTATCATGGATTCCCCAGAGGGCGAGTTTGACGGCAACGATTTtgccaacaacctcttcagcGATCTCGCCCCCCTCCTGACGCTTTTCGGGGAGCAAGTCACAAAACAGTTCCTGTCCATGAGTGTGGGATGGGCCGACAACGTACTCTTGGCAATGGGCCCCCTAGGTATCTTGACCATTGTTGTGAGCGC comes from the Podospora pseudocomata strain CBS 415.72m chromosome 5, whole genome shotgun sequence genome and includes:
- a CDS encoding hypothetical protein (EggNog:ENOG503P0P3; COG:S) is translated as MTSATLPPQTSTPVPLAPSQAKRLYGAIHLFCALKNALPHVSNPHTPDDDSIVTTPDDDRALYRCFVNKIAQICDTKHGGDTVTSAMIVQPGQVEYWIASNSRTKKQMARVKNFLSDEILKVLGSMKGQDLEDEAKVKAVSDSLLKKVIAFCRWRLYKYLRTLVDNIGLCLESCAKDAGAEAKLPSPLQIKERMCTGKDLLNRLTTDVEVHAAYDFFSPQLQARDFDAGLENSIKDPKCITTVHAEVTLLSNLRRETLCPSPGREDAHWDFFMEDKFGRYIGCSKPTCMLCDIYFDASPVKVDRRKGHGNLYHKWRVADIIQGSMVNGAVEMLVRERKNVIEEMIKTLKKEVKGVLVERRGWRGSRHDSRATPSDPFGSAVTAAGSVRGGLTEGRLMQAQAGLHGSVGSGSGSVQGRGRRGRLVLEEVEEVEDETDGDQGECMEGDSMEEVSRLMGQLSVTRGRKEEEDDDDDEGGAKL
- a CDS encoding hypothetical protein (EggNog:ENOG503PRYQ) yields the protein MTSHDITHTSYEEQGYLVDPSLYQHEDTSYYTAGEASTSYAQPYSQEPDTTEASPTSSDPNKCSVCGKFYRRKCDLDKHMNNHTKRRQCPFDDCEGGGAETKDLHRHLWTHHPEYASANNIPKDEEWCGFQGCGYHGRRDNVKRHRDNHNHWPSA
- a CDS encoding hypothetical protein (EggNog:ENOG503P0P3; COG:S) translates to MSSEEKTAITLPPSVRKRFYEALMIICSMIHILSRTENGTKSPSPDLEGVADKNSQGTFFCFVNKLSQVCDTERGGDTVTAFSVLQPDIIEYRFTSNSRTEISFQTTTRFVTKLLNTLGGISGPELQEARRNGEDSLLFLTLMQQILEFNRPRITELHIDYQMARHLEFCANACTDADVATLLRAIKTLADASLEPLLSDCEFAIKCQLLLRTISKIFRNPHVKEYLRERTREDREGDNKTPWTEVYHSLGRLQSYTIAVAIFITARQRWPELFDPGFKVIHVPSSTPAPPPSIRGSPERILSRLTTDKAVLKAFKEGTTDAAGHQSHLTDLTTKLESTIRSKCKTFHPIVHAEVHLADHILRELRTNNSGLRFYNEAAFGRYIGTSKPTCRLCHLYFACPLLSSTGRIQVRSSSHNYYHNWRVPHVYPEDGAEAQRMRNKVMEWMIENVKPEAVRTVVERFAVRNGHDSNTYPSVPDTESVASMQVGHGGSQSGVGESVRRLGAMDDIIASFGGMRVSVEE
- a CDS encoding hypothetical protein (EggNog:ENOG503PUHE), which encodes MRATTTIILIAGCASTAFGAATKMFSDENCGTEVDKKVFNGFSTGDAPIPSDIKSIRTDSFSDTWFAYQDSEGPNCKGDLIQRVKNDECIKIADLGIGCTRLCSGGLGGGDCASTQA